The genomic DNA ttactttattttaatttttatttaattgtattcACTCAACTCTCCCCTAATAATCTACACTCATCACCACCACACAATTATTCAGCTAATGTGATTTGGACTAGTGGTAACTGGATTTCATATTTTCAccacacaaaaataataaataattcaactttctatattaataaaaatattataatttattaagaaatcCACTCATTTGTGTTTGAAGTAGGATAAAGGAGAGAAATTTGGAATGGTGCCTGGTATTTCTcgttatttattgaaaaaataaaaatatgagaagatagagaaaatagataatttttttagatttttttagtCAATTCCAAATTCTCTCTCCCAGTTAGCTCCATTCATTTCTATCGTGTGTTTCTCAAATCAACCACCATCTTAATTATTCAACCATTGTTAGCTTAGTATACCAAATTTATATATCacttatgttatatatatgataaactTATAATTGGTagcataatcaatttaaaaatggatcttataaattaagtatctatatattataagaactacatttattaatttgagATGTGCATGCAATGTTAAGCTTGTTGAGTGTTGACTCTATAGGGTAATAGGGACATGaattattacttattaatttggACTCTCAAatctttcttttaattaatctcaaaagttttatttttgtgtcttaaatatttattaacaaactatatatatatatatattaattaattacttttatgatagagaaaattatatatgattttgtgttttttaatatatatttaaatattagtgTTTCTAGTTCAATGTTTTccaatttttactttaaaaattgATTGGGATATGATCAAGatcatcaaataattttgttgtgAAATAAACATGTAACTTCCCACACTCATGCATGGGAGTATATTAACTAGGTATTAAGACACAATTGAGAGttcaaaaattagttatttgttGATTGTAGGCTCAAGTCATGATATGAGTACCCTAAAATCTTCAAGGATCCTATATACCTCCAAAGgtgattttttaatatgattcacttgatatcatttttttagaCAGGCCTATTATTGGTAGCATAATTAATTTGAACATGGATCTTATAAGTAAGCTATAAGAACATTGATTTTGAGACATATATACATGCATGCTTGTTGATTCTATGAGGTAATAAGAGCAATAATTATTGCTTATTAATTTGGACTCTCATatcaatttaatttcaaaagttttcaaagtatcatttttatattttaattatttattgacaaactatatatataataattaattttatgattggttttaataaaaatattaattaaatacaattgtttctagttcattttttttttcctttttcaatTTAAACTTTGATTGACATGCtcatcaaataattttgttgggAAAAGAAGTTGACTATGTCTTATTTTGATCGAATTATAACTCAAAATTATCACAAGTATAACATGCACAAAGTAGTATTAGTCCAACTACAAATAACTTCAACATAGTAATAAAATGACACATGCATGCTGTGAAGTAAACAAGCAATTCCACATACCCATGGAAATGTAGCCCAAGAAAGACACAATTGAGAGTCCAAAAATTCATATTTGTATTGATTGTAGGTAAGCTGCCCCGATCGGATACCCGTAGGTCGGGTACTCGGAACCAATAAAATAGAGACCATTTTAATTTCTAGTTTATACAATTATAGTTTCTAATCtctaagaaaaaaagaagacatTATTGATCATTACATGCATGTGGTGAAATAAACATGCAACTTCTCACACCCATGTATGGGAATGTGTAATTAGTACATGTAGCCCAAGAAAGACACAATTGAGAGTCTGAAAATTCCTTATGTGTTGATTGTATGCTAAGTGATAGGGAAATATGACCACTCAAAAATCATCACATATACATAGTCTTACATATTGTCAAAGGATATATACCTCAAATGGTGATCAATTTCCTAGGTCATTGTATCACTATGATGCAAGTGATGCCATTTTTTCAAATAGGCTTATTAATATTGGTAGCATAATCAGCTAGAACATGGATCTTATAAGTAGTTGTAAGAACATTGATTTTGAGACATGCATTTTTGTTGACTCTATAAGGAAATAGGATAAGGAGTTGTTGCTTATTAATTTGGACTctcatatttctcttttaatttcaaaagttttcTCCATTGTTTGTCcattgtttttcatgttttaaatatttgttgacaaactatatatatatatatatgtatatatatatatattaattaattttatgatttgttttaataaaagttCTTTTTGAGATAAagaaagttgtatatatatgattttgtgttttttaacATCCAATtaaatagagttttttttttcattttttgggtATACTATGGATTCTTGAATACTTTTGATGGCAGTCTCAAGTTATAGGGTAATATGAGCACTCAAATATTATATGAGCTTCAAGCATCCATAGGCCTggttattgtaaaaaaaaatagctcaaatattataaatggtAGAACTCACATATAAGTATGTTATAATTTGTTAGATTATAAATGTGTAATATTGTAAAGTGTGCATTAGGGATGTTATATAATTAAGGTGTTTATGTTTTCTCTATATCTCATGTAAcatctaattaaattttagcCTATAATACAGGATTTAGGATCTTTGCATGATAAGGGTTATTAAGACttaattgttaaataattattatatcatcatctgtcaaataatttaaattatcaataaatttatcaaatcactatttaaaaaaaataaattaaatataaaataatattttaagtagtTTAACTTAAATTATACACTTGTTATCaacaagattttattttataatctttatttttttcaaataacccaaatttaATATAGTGAAGAAGCTAGGTTATGAGTTTTCTAGATCATTTGTTGGGATTTAAATACTTTGATAAGAAATAAGAGTGAATCCTATATATGGAGAAAACAATAATCATAAAAGAACTCCAAAGAAAACAtcgttaataatttttctaataatgcttaatttttaatgtgtccAAATTGTTGGATTGAGATcggtggttaatttgaatatatatgtgagagtaaatagatacttgagtcggattgtgggttgacccgtcataaaattaaaacggttaaaaataaattaaaaatactataggtatgttttgaacttgcaacataacaaaaacaagtataatcctttaaccaactaggttaataacactttatattttaaattcaacacaaaattggacattttaatatataatgatgcttaatttttaaagtgttcgaatggtcgggtcgagagttgtagttaatttggataaatatgtgagaataaatggatacttgagtcggattgtgggttaacccgtcataaaattaaaacggttaaaaataaaattaaaaatgctatatatatatgtttcgaatttgcaacctaacaaaataagtacaactctttaactaagtgtgattgagattgagaCGTGGTTTTCCGAAGGATAATATgccggtatcaattgaaagtgattaaaaaaatatgaatcaaatacttGATTAACCAAAGTATGAGAtcacgatgttaaatattaaaaatatgaatcaaatatttgattgaccaaagtgaaagtgtaaggtcacgagataagagatttatttgaaaaaaatatgtgatgagatatgagaaggtaagttgttttaccgaaatgaataaaatgtgaaatgaaattattttattttttattttaatatattattcatgatttattaataattttaaatattcaatacatattatttatttatcatatttattttatttatatttttatccgtgtgaatTGTACGagaatctttttaattttaaataataacaatgtataattaaaaacgtaaaattatcatgattaaatactaaatatgttgtcaaaaatcaattaaaatattataaaataaaataaattatctcgaataattaaaaaaaattaaaataattcggtcaattttatgtcttttttatttacttccttcaaacaagaaatttttataattagaaaagaattattatatgttttttttatatagattgtaaattgttaaataaaataaaataaataataaattcaacaaattcaattatttgtgTCATGTTATTTGgttataagataaaaaaaaatcaatatatatatatatatatatatatatatatatttatcatatatatggtgcgtttaaaattttataatattataaataataatttatatatatatatatatataattacaatttattatttaatttcactattttttttcttttattttaaataatttcgtGTTAAATTtgagatataaataattattaactagGTGTGTTATAATATTCAATGTCACCCATTTGTTTtgagctttatatatatatcaccaaTTCTGCTCGATTAAAATGgggtatttttttattgatgtcGGGAATGATTTAACAACACGCGGTGAGTAGACTtgtatatctaataaaatagaaaaaatttatttttcaagtccattCACGTGTTGATATATCATTCCTGACATCATTAATAACatcaaatttatgttattaatttattgttactctgttgaaaaataatatagtatatagttggataaatgattatatattgaatattataCCTAAGATTAAACATTGTAagggtttattttttaatgtttttgaaagGTAATGACTTAGATGTTAACCAATTTGTTAACTCGATCAATATTTTTCGCGTAATGGGTAGTGCATTTTGGTGCAATAACTCAGTTAACTATAGTTAAGTATTAAGGCTGGGTTGTCAAATTAGGGTTATTTAGTGGAGTAAATTAAAATTTCGAatcttttcttttaaatcttataatttattatatttgtgatatttataaataaataaataattcataagtgaattaaatttttatgtaattGTCCTCATAAATAAAAGATTCAACCTATTGTCATATTCATTCTTATGTGGGGAGCCtattccaatttttattttattttattttaattatttctaatactattttaaatatagagatttatattattttaacattaaaaaaattatatttattttatttaacatgtaaagtccaaataatattatgttttatttgttttatatatatatatatatatttaatgaatgaaGTAACGACATCTAGTACAATTTAAAATAGTACAATTTAAAATGTTTCAAGTAAGAATCAAATTCGtgatcttttaaaaataactgaTCACTTGATCTTTTGAGTTTATTTATACTGTATATCAAAAACTAATCacacatattaaaaatgtttgattGTACATTAAGtttttctcacatatatatattaatgcttaaataaaaaatcaaaattttataattctttatttaattcttatttaaaacatCGTTTGAGTGAAAGTTATTATTGTACTGTGGtcatactaattttttatttaaaaaaactaataataatgaattaatttaaactattttcattAGTTAAtcatgaaattttaatatatatatttttaatatatatatatatataaagttgtatagaattataaattataatgaagtATAAATAGTATATgatggtataaattataagtattattaatgtatgatttataaaaaaatatataagttgtatatggtttataattttgtgttttttatataatataaggatgtaatataaatagtataaatatgaatttaatttattattatttatatttacatatattataaataatattatttattattataaattattgtagtgttattatttaataattaatataattttaattaaaaaaaattaattataatatagacgataaattatatttatttaatttaaatataaataataattgtaataaaataaacttaaaataaacaataatatataaaatacacaatattatttataatataagtaaatataaaaaataatatttaacaaaatcatcgttataaataaatatttttttaattaaaatattgaaatattttaaaaataattatatataataataataatattaaaattaaataaaatatatttaatatattatataataataagttatatataatattaataaaaatataataagaaattaaaattaaaataatatgataataatattaactaaccagactaattattattttatataaaatataagatataaataataaaaaataatattataaatactataatttaattataatataataactctTTATACCACAAACTAAACATTAATCTATTCATTTTATGTATagcaatttaatttatatttcaatattcataTTCCTTTacgtaataatttaattttacatatgTGATATGGTTAGCATATTTTCTTATCATATCTATGTTGTAATCTTGATCCATCTGCTACATGTTTTCTCAAACATGATTGGCTAGCATACCTTCATTGATTTAACCTTAAATTGATCAGTTATTATATGTCTTACTTAATTTTAGATTTGATAAAAcacattgaaaatatatattctgaAAAAGAAGAGTAGAAGAACTTATTTAATCTTGAACTATAAATTAAGGGACTAGTCTAGTTGttcttctttcttaatttttatttgtctgAGTAGTCGCGTTGTCAGcgctactttctctctctagctcccTGTGTGTGTTTATGTGTGTAGATCAGTTGTTGTTTCGTCGGTTTGGGAAGCTGAATTCTTCACAGGATCTTTAGAATCACTTCATTCTCCAGTCCAACCCGCAACTGTAAATACCCAAGATCTATCTTACTTCTTTTGTTTTTCCTAATTTAAGACTGATCCCATCATGATGATGGCATTCATTTGATACTCAGATCTGATTCTATAGAGGAAGATTGTTCACTGCTTTCGTTTCTTACTTACTCTACGGAGGTGTGTGTTTAATTGTCTTCTCAATTTGCAGATCTAGGTTTTTACTAGGAAGGGTGGGTGAAATTTCGGAAAGATGGAGAAGTCTTGCACGCTGTTAGTTCATTTTGACAAGGGAACGCCTGCGCTCGCCAATGAGATCAAGGAAGCCCTTGAAGGAAATGATACTCCAGCTAAGGTTGAAGCGCTTAAGAAAGCAATTATGCTTCTTTTGAACGGTGAAACCATTCCTCAGTTGTTCATTACTATCATCAGGTATGTCTTGCCTTCCGAAGATCACACAATTCAGAAGCTGTTGCTGTTCTATTTCGAGATCATTGAGAAAACTGATTCCAGAGGAAAAGTGCTCCACGAAATGATTTTGATCTGCCAAAATTTGTTGAACAATCTAAACCACTCAAATGAGTATATCAGGGGAGTTACTCTTAGGTTTCTGTGTCGATTGAAAGAAACTGAAGTTATAGAACCCCTGATTCCCACTGTATTGTCTAACCTAGAGCATCGCCACCCATTTGTTAGAAGAAATGCCATTCTTGCTGTGATGTCAATATTTAAGCTTCCACATGGGGAGCAGTTGCTTGATAATGCCCCAGATTTGATTGAGAAGCTACTCTCATCGGAACAAGATCCGTCAGCCAAGAGGAACGCCTTCCTTATGCTATTCACCTGCGCTCAGGATAAGGCTGTTAACTACCTGTTTACCCACATTGATAGAATTATCGATTGGGGTGAACAATTGCAGATGGTGGTGTTGGAGCTGATTCGAAAGGTTTGTAGGGCAAACAGGGGAGAGAAGGGAAAGTACATTAAGATCATTATATCCTTGCTCAATGCCCCATCAGCTGCTGTAATTTATGAATGTGCGGGAACTCTTGTCTCTCTCTCCTCAGCTCCAACCGCTATCAGGGCAGCTGCCAATACTTATTGTCAGCTTCTTCTCTCGCAAAGTGACAACAATGTTAAGCTCATAGTGCTCGACAGGCTTAATGAACTTAAATCTTCTCATAGGGAAATTATGGTGGAGATGATCATGGATGTTCTTAGGGCACTTTCAAGTCCAAATCTTGATATCCGAAGGAAAACCATTGACATTGCCCTGGAACTGATTACTCCTAGGAACATTGATGAAGTTGTTCTCATGCTAAAAAAAGAAGTTGTGAAAACCCAGAGTGCAGAACTTGAGAAAAATGGGGAATACAGGCAGATCCTTGTTCAAGCTATTCATTCATGTGCCATCAAGTTTCCAGAGGTTGCCAGCACTGTTGTTCACCTTCTGATGGACTTTTTGGGGGACACTAACGTTGCCTCAGCAATTGATGTTATTGTCTTTGTGCGGGAGATAATTGAAACAAACCCAAAATTGAGGGTCTCTATTATAATCAGGCTTTTGGATACTTTCTATCAGATTCGTGCTGCCCGTGTATGTTCTTGTGCTCTTTGGATCATAGGCGAGTACTGTCTTTCACTCTCTGAAGTCGAGAGTGGATTATCCATTATTAAGCAGCATCTTGGCGAGCTTCCTTTCTATACTGCTACAGAAGAAGGAGAGGGCCAGGACAAACAGAGGAATGCTCAACAACAACCGGCCCCTGCAACAGTTTCTTCAAGGAGGCCAGCAGTCCTTGCAGATGGAACATATGCCACCCAGAGTGCTGCCCTTGAAACTGCAATGTCATCTCCCACCCTTATTAAAGGTTCATCGTTAACCACGGGAAACTTAAGATCCCTTATTTTGGGGGGTGATTTCTTCCTCGGTGCAGTGGTTGCGTGCACCTTAACAAAACTTGTGTTGAGGCTGGAAGAGGTTCAATCATCAAAAGTTGAAGTGAACAAGGCATCTAGCCAGGCCTTATCAATCATGGTGTCAATGCTTCAACTAGGAAAATCTTCTGCACTCCCACATGAAATTGATAATGACTCTTACGATAGGATTGTCCTTTGCATCAGATTACTTTGCAACACTGGCGATGAGGCGAGAAAAATATGGCTACAATCTTGTCGACAGAGTTTTGTGAAAATGCTGGCTGACAAGCAGTTCCGTGAAACAGAGGAACTTAAAGCGAAGGCTCAGGTATCAAATGCCCAGCCAGATGACCTTATTGACTTCTACCACTTGAAGAGCAGGAAGGTACAGTGCCTTATTTTATCTGAAGTTTAGTTAATTTGTCATGACTCATGAGCATTTTGTCATTGTTTCAATAAGCTTATATATTCTCCTAGCACACATTAACTTCAGTTATGTTTTCTGTTTGAAGTCACTATTGTTTAAATGTTCTATATGAACAGTTACCTCTTAGCCTTTGTATAAAGTGTGAAAGGGCAAAACTATTGTTAACCATAATACTTTGTAGATTGACGGAGTAAACTGCTGGCTCtggtaattatatattttgctCGTGGATTTAATTTGTGAATTGGCAGCATTACACCCATGGATCCCTTGAGATGCCACTGTGCCACCACAAATGTCTTTTCAAATGTTAATAACCATGAAAATGCTTCTTACACACACATACTTAGGCTTATCACATAGAGTTTGTTCCCAATGGCAATTTTGCAGTAATGAGACATCACAGCTGAGTGGAACTTAAGATGTCTTTTGGTTGAGCAATTAGGTGTCATGAAAGTAAATCTGAATTGGATGCTTTACTTTTGAGCTTATGTGTGATTGGACTTATTTTGATTCCTTTGGTTCATCAGGCTTGCGGAACGGCATctaatagatatttttattactattttattatgTAATAAGCTTTaccaaaataagttttttttttcagggTATGAGCCAGCTTGAGCTGGAAGATGAGGTACAGGATGACCTAAAACGTGCCACTGGAGAGTTCATTAAGGACAATGATGATGCAAATAAACTTAACCGTATCCTTCAACTCACTGGATTTAGTGACCCTGTTTATGCTGAAGCATATGTGACAGTTCATCATTATGATATTGTACTTGATGTAACTGTCATCAACCGCACTAAGGAGACACTCCAAAACCTGTGCTTGGAGCTGGCAACCATGGGTGATCTGAAACTTGTAGAGCGCCCACAAAATTATACATTAGCACCAGAGTCGAGCAAACAAATAAGAGCCAACATCAAGGTTTCTTCAACTGAAACAGGAGTTATATTTGGGAACATCGTTTATGAGACCTCAAATGTAATGGAGCGCAATGTTGTTGTCCTAAATGACATTCACATTGACATAATGGACTATATTTCTCCTGCAACATGTGCTGATGTGGCATTCAGGACTATGTGGGCTGAGTTTGAATGGGAAAACAAGGTACATATAATTAGATATATCTCATAAAGCTCCTGTATAAACCATGTAACGTAGAATGAAGCTTCCATTGTATTATAATCTATCTAATGGTATTCTTGTGGTTGATGTTAACATGGTCACCCGTCACACTACCCTATCATACCCACTTAGGGTAGTTAAAGTGGTAAGAGTTTTTGAACTAAGAGGTTGATGTCTCAAGTTCAATTCTCACTTAAAGTGGGTGGTCATGACAGTGAGATATTGTGCTAGATAAAAACAAACATGGTCAACATAGTATGCACtaattttagatttaatttcTTTGCTTTGGATAAAGGATTGCCCAATTATGTCTGTTATATATTCCTTGATTATCAGTTTGTTATGTTTTGTTTCTGTGTCACTTGACATGTTTTGGCTGACACAAAAGAGTTCTTCTTTTCCAGGTTGCGGTGAACACTGTGATAAAAGATGAGAGAGATTTTCTGAACCACATTATAAAGTCTACAAATATGAAATGCCTGACACCATTGTAAGTCAATAAAATTCAGAAGGAATGGAATCCCTATTAAGACTGTCAAAAGATGGTGTTTCTTTTAATCCTTACCCACTCAGTGTATCTAAAATGGAAAGAGTATTGAACTTGAGAGGTGAGGTCTCAAGTTCAATTTCCTCTGAAATCACCTTAACTGAAGTTGTGGATCCTGTGCTCTAGCCTCCTCCATGGAAAAAATCCTGGTctcgaaaaaaa from Impatiens glandulifera chromosome 9, dImpGla2.1, whole genome shotgun sequence includes the following:
- the LOC124915397 gene encoding coatomer subunit beta-1-like, which translates into the protein MEKSCTLLVHFDKGTPALANEIKEALEGNDTPAKVEALKKAIMLLLNGETIPQLFITIIRYVLPSEDHTIQKLLLFYFEIIEKTDSRGKVLHEMILICQNLLNNLNHSNEYIRGVTLRFLCRLKETEVIEPLIPTVLSNLEHRHPFVRRNAILAVMSIFKLPHGEQLLDNAPDLIEKLLSSEQDPSAKRNAFLMLFTCAQDKAVNYLFTHIDRIIDWGEQLQMVVLELIRKVCRANRGEKGKYIKIIISLLNAPSAAVIYECAGTLVSLSSAPTAIRAAANTYCQLLLSQSDNNVKLIVLDRLNELKSSHREIMVEMIMDVLRALSSPNLDIRRKTIDIALELITPRNIDEVVLMLKKEVVKTQSAELEKNGEYRQILVQAIHSCAIKFPEVASTVVHLLMDFLGDTNVASAIDVIVFVREIIETNPKLRVSIIIRLLDTFYQIRAARVCSCALWIIGEYCLSLSEVESGLSIIKQHLGELPFYTATEEGEGQDKQRNAQQQPAPATVSSRRPAVLADGTYATQSAALETAMSSPTLIKGSSLTTGNLRSLILGGDFFLGAVVACTLTKLVLRLEEVQSSKVEVNKASSQALSIMVSMLQLGKSSALPHEIDNDSYDRIVLCIRLLCNTGDEARKIWLQSCRQSFVKMLADKQFRETEELKAKAQVSNAQPDDLIDFYHLKSRKGMSQLELEDEVQDDLKRATGEFIKDNDDANKLNRILQLTGFSDPVYAEAYVTVHHYDIVLDVTVINRTKETLQNLCLELATMGDLKLVERPQNYTLAPESSKQIRANIKVSSTETGVIFGNIVYETSNVMERNVVVLNDIHIDIMDYISPATCADVAFRTMWAEFEWENKVAVNTVIKDERDFLNHIIKSTNMKCLTPLSALEGECGFLAANLYAKSIFGEDALVNLSIEKQSEGKLSGYIRIRSKTQGIALSLGDKITVKQKGSTSS